From the genome of Mixophyes fleayi isolate aMixFle1 chromosome 2, aMixFle1.hap1, whole genome shotgun sequence, one region includes:
- the LOC142139735 gene encoding olfactory receptor 51E1-like: MLLYNKSICSNSSVFILSGIPSLDDYQFWIGFPLFSIYMVAVIGNLSLLYIIKVDEKLHEPMYIFLFMLSAIDLFIATTAMPRMLGIFWFDTRQITFNMCLTQMFFLHFLSAIESGILVAMAVDRYVAICHPLRYSSILTSETIMKISSVILVRGAAVMIPFPLIIKRFPLWKHNHLTHSYCLQQEVMNFACADIRVNIIYGLFGILSVMGIDSLFISMSYLLIINTIVDLAEDANLKAFSTCAAHICAVLIYYIPLIGLSVVHRFKFNSTQNLHILFGNIYLLLPPVINPLIYGIKTKQIRSRFSKLFIKTTTIQETDTLCLYRP; the protein is encoded by the coding sequence ATGTTGTTGTATAATAAATCCATTTGCAGCAATAGCAGCGTTTTCATCCTCAGTGGAATTCCATCCTTGGATGACTatcaattctggattggatttcCCCTCTTCTCAATATATATGGTTGCTGTCATAGGGAACCTCAGTCTCCTGTACATCATCAAAGTGGATGAGAAGCTTCACGAGCCTATGTACATCTTCCTGTTCATGTTGTCAGCTATCGATCTGTTTATAGCCACCACGGCCATGCCGAGAATGCTGGGGATCTTCTGGTTTGACACCAGGCAGATCACTTTCAATATGTGTCTGACCCAGATGTTCTTCCTCCATTTCCTTTCTGCGATAGAGTCTGGGATATTGGTGGCCATGGCTGTAGATCGCTATGTGGCTATTTGCCACCCTCTGCGATATTCTTCTATTTTAACAAGTGAGACAATCATGAAGATCTCTTCTGTTATTTTAGTCAGAGGAGCCGCTGTGATGATACCTTTCCCGCTGATTATCAAGAGGTTCCCACTGTGGAAACATAACCATCTGACACACTCCTACTGCCTACAACAAGAGGTCATGAATTTTGCCTGCGCTGATATAAGGGTCAATATTATCTACGGTCTGTTTGGCATACTCTCTGTCATGGGGATAGACAGTCTTTTCATCTCTATGTCTTACCTACTGATTATTAATACAATTGTTGATCTGGCAGAAGATGCCAATCTTAAGGCCTTCAGTACATGTGCAGCACACATATGCGCTGTCCTCATCTATTATATACCCCTGATAGGCCTGTCTGTGGTACACAGGTTTAAATTCAATTCAACTCAAAACCTACATATCCTCTTTGGGAACATTTACCTTCTGTTGCCCCCAGTGATAAATCCCTTGATATATGGGATTAAAACCAAACAGATTCGCAGCAGGTTTAGCAAATTATTCATTAAAACGACAACTATCCAGGAAACTGATACACTATGTCTGTACAGACCATAA